The genomic DNA CCTTCCATTCTCAAACACACCAATTCTCATGCAAGCTTCCAAATATCCATGGATGTTTCGTTTCAAATGCTAGGCAAAAACACACCAATTTACATGAACATCCTAATCATCAATGTAGCATTCAAATCACACCCTCCCCAAAAgaaaaatcatctttttttcATTACCACCATGGTAAACAACACCATTCACAAGCATGCagatataaatcatataataaatatataaaagaagaaaagaaaaaaaaacatttacctAGAGGATACTTCTTTAGTGACCTTGTCAATGTATGATCCTCCATGGCATACAAATCCATAAACTTGTACAAATTAGATAACTCTTTACAAAACCATAGTATAAATATTATGAGTATAAATATTAAGCAAATCATTGCATaattaagaaactaaattaagcCATAAAAAaggctcaatttttttttcaaatctctTCTACTGATAAGTTGAGCTAGGGGTGTATATAGCAAGATCAGACCAACCATGATTATCATTCCAACAGTTTGAACCACCATTTTGCAAACCAAGAAAGATCTCTGATTCACCATTTCTACCACCCTGGTTTTGACCCAAATCCGTATTCACAACCGGGTCACAGTTCAAATTCTCACCAAATTCACCCATTTCCACCATTTTTAAACCCGACCCATTTGAATTCAGACCTTCAAAAAGGTTTCCAAATCGCTCAGTTGATGCAAGAAGTGAACTAAAACTCCCTCCACTGAAATTTCTCTCAGCCGGGTCAACATGAATCTGGGTCGGGTCAGTTTCTGAAACTGAAGCCGAAACTTTTGCTGCTGAAGAACTGGTTGTTGATGCtgatggagaagaagaagatggtgTTGTTGAACGTTTGGAATTTGATGAACGTTTTGTGACTTTTCTTGTTCCACCACCAACTGGTATGTTCCTCAAAGCACCACCTTTTGTCCAATATCTTTTACAGTTTTTGCAAAAATGGCGTGGTTGTGAGAGATTGTAGTTGTTGTAGTAGCAGAATTTTGTGTTGTTTGATTCACAACGTGGACATTTGAGTTGTTCTTGTTCTGGAAAATTTGGTTTCATGGGTTGAAATGTTGTTTGGTCTTGCATCTTTATGTCACTAAAAGGTAACAACTTGAAaaggaaattagggttttgaagTTTTGTTTGATATTTCAATAAAGTTCAAAGCTTTGAGCTTAGTAAGatccaaaatgaacttttggtgaaaatgggttgTTATTTATGTTGGGTTTAGAagatgtgacaaaaaaaaaaaaaaaaaaaaaaaaaaaaaaaaaacaagtgaagagaaaaagtaaaaagaagacaaaatgttgggttatgtttttttctttgaaagagGTTTTGGTCTTATAGCTCaataggaaaaaagaaaaataagatgaaaatttCAGAATCAAGAAGAAATTTCTGACCAAGTCTTGCAAGCTCTAAGGATAAGTGCAAATTTAAGAGATGGGGAGAGAAGTatgaaatatgatattttgaagAGGAGGAAGATGGGTTAAGTATAACCACAAGATGAGTCTTCAAAAAGAATCACAATACTGCACTTTCTCTCTGATCTCACTATTCAGTATTCACACCAGAAGGATTTGACTGGTTTCTGTGGAACAAGTTTTGTTTTCTTCGATTTTTATTGGACAAAATAATATCACACAAGTGCATGGTCCCACTCCCATACTCTCATTATacaattaaattcatttaaaatagtctatttttataaaaaaaaattgataatttaaacagttataaaaaagttaaattcatagtttttttatttttgttttttctgatgacatactttaatatttttgtatatattaatatgaaaatgacactaaaaagttataaaaactatattaaattaaatgacactacaacttatttttgtttaatttgtgcTTGAGTTTATTTAGCGATggttcaaaaaatgaaaaatattaaattttgttaaatattaGACCATCCCCAATGGTTTTTACCATTCAACACCACTTTTttaattcccaacactccacatcattttctctctcttattcaacactcattcaacttttaccctctccaatgatttttcattcaacactctaccccaccactttttatttcttattcttatttaatttttatttttataattacataaaattatcgattataattaaattaaaataatacaattaactatttattttttagtatttttggaagaaaaaaaattgtaaaataatttatttttattttcttaatttaaaatgcaagtacaacaaactaagcacgcggcacacaaataacttaaaatgcaatacaacaaactaagcataaaacacacaagtaatttatttagtacgatacaaatcatcttcaatcacgatacattccaaactttgtccgTATGTGTTTCACTAGATCTGCTTGTAATTCGTAATGAACATCTGGATCACGCAACTCGGATCTAGCacgcacatgatttgcaaaagcTGGTAACACCTCGGTCGAGTATGGTTGCGATGTACTTGATCCACTTCCTGCAGGTTGCTCAAAATCGGTCCAACGTTGAGCATATGTATCtcgttcatcctcaacaattatattatgtaatatgatgcatgacctcatgatgatacccaaatcggctatgtcccacaagcgagctggttcacggatgattttaaatcgagcttgaagcacTCCAAAAGCACGTTCGATGTCTTTCCGACATCCCtcttgatgttttgcaaataacttatCGGGTTCACTTTGAGGAAGTCTAATTGATTTGACGAAAGTTGGATACGAAGGGTAGATACCATCAGCTGGATAGTATGTCATATTATAGGGACGTTGATTCACAAAGTAATTCACCATCGGAGCCTTTCCCTGTTCCACATCATCAAACACTGATGACCGGTCTAGAACGTTTATATCGTTCAACATTCCCGGACATCCAAAAAAGGCATGCCAGATCCATAGATCATGAGACGCAACTGCTTCCAGAATAACTGTGGTGGTTCCCTTATCCCCCCTGGTAAATTAACGTGGTTGATCATGAAGAGCGTGCCATTCTTCATTCAAAGTAAATTGAATATTCTTTCCACATGCAAATAATTCCTGCGCTTTTGTCAAAACATCATTTTCCGACCAACCGCTTACTTGCATACGCTTAGCGCTTTCATAAGCCccaatccatttatttattattttgctcGTATAATTAAAACGGTTTCGGCAGGCAACTAGATCGCGGGGAGAATCGAATGAGCAATACTCATTACAATACTCAGCAATTTTACCCCAATATGTTTCTCCTCTCTGGTTTCTCCCGACAACACTGCTTGTTCCATATTTAATCCATGCACTAATTAGAACCAAATTTTGTTGAGTGTTCCATGCTGGTTCCTTACTTCTCTTGTTCTTAGGAGTTGAATCTTCTAGAGTGACTTCATCAGCAACTGCCATGCCACCAGgagttatttgtgttgaaaattcaGGATATTGAGTTGCACCAACACTGGGAAAATTTTCATTCCCCATtggcatataaccattaaacgggggtgtttgagatggataTCTCATCATAGATCCATAATATGGATGAAAGTTTGGAACAGAGGATGACTGGTTGAAATTTGGTGGAAAACCAAAATTAGGTACGTTTTGATGTATGTTTTGAGGACGTtggttataaaattgatttggatttggataattgttgggattttcgtAGTTATATGGGTAATTAAAATTTTTTTGGGTGTTGAGATGGTTATTATTGGGATCgatttcacaaaaaataagattaaaacttcacttaatttgctaatagaaagataataataagatgaagatagtgaaaaacttggtttttttttctgtgtccaaatcaaatgatccaagtctctatttatatgggaaaaaaaatcatgaattttggtttttttaaaaaaaaaattaatttacaacgaaataattgaggtcaaattattaaaatgataagaatcCGGACAACCAATTAAAACGCGCCACGTGTCATTATCTATCCAAAAAGCAATTCTCTCTCCGACCCTCTGACTGCTCACGCGCCTTGTCGGCGTGTGTGATGCACGCGCCCGTTTTAGGTCAATTTCCATGCGCCGCGTGGCAATCCTGGCAGTGTTAATTGGTGTTGAATGTATtcaccttctctctcttctattcCCTCATTCAACGCATATTAAACACATCATTGGAGGCAAAATTGGTGTTGAATGGCACATTAAATAGACCATTAGAGATGGTCTTATATCAATGATCATGTTGTTAAATGTGATCTTAGTATCAAGAGGCATACTTGCTTGGGCACAAgcctaaataaatatttttgggcacacaaaaccaaaagaaaaataaatgggAAGAAAATTGAATAATGTCAATTGATTTAACTAAAtactttttcataaaaaaaattatttttattgagggtgcttaaacaatatttatttgtGATTATGTCTATGAAAGATTTTTCCTACTATCAAACAGGGCAAACACGGCAAACTCCACCATGCCAATAGAACTAGAACCCATCTTTGATTGCATTTTATCATCAACCCGTTGATTATGAggagaaaatgatatttttttgaatcagcaaaattttattaaaaatcagaTCCCTGCATAAGACGAACAGAGACCGATGTTACAGAAAGTACAAACTAAGGCGCCGTATATAGGCGAAACACCCGAAAACAAACTCTAACAAAGACACCCCTACGATCAACACTCTTTAGAAGAAAAGGAtatgaaaatatgttatttaATCTATTGATAAATAAAGACTAACTATCTTTGATGACACGGGCATTGTATAATATGTAAAGTTGAAATTCGAATTTAGACATTCCATTTATTCatcttacaaattttttttattttttttgttaagcaatataattgttagaaatttatctttttttaaaatgaaaaggcGGAATATTGGAGGTTCAAACCCCAGTCAAACATATATTattagggaacttctacggtacacctcacaaattgagaTGTACCGATATTCctatttcataaatttataaattaacgattattttataaaataagttgttatttgtcgatatctatattttagaaaacatcatcccatgagaaaaaacatcatttcattatttataagaattatattaaattattaacattttctcataaaaaataatcaatattcttcattatgagcaataaaaattcaaaaaaagtatattatatttcatggacgcttttggtaaataaaatttgattattataattgtcaatgatagaaaataatgattttttcttaaaaaacaactaatttaattattaatttaatgtttttgtgtaccgatacactcaaaatattgagtgtaccataaaatttgccatattattattatgtaatgtctatactattttaattaaatttacgAAGACACAAATATGAATTTATAATCACTAAattatttagaagaaaaaaagagaggctaatatataattattttactaaCAAAAatgttcattcattttttgttatCTAATCGTGACTCTTAAGCGAGCGTACGTGCAAAATTATATCatgtttcaataaaataaaggtatgGAAGTTTTCTATTCCcccaatttattttaaatttccgtgagtttaactcagttgatagaaatattacatattatatacaCGGGTCGGAATTCGAATCTCACACacctcacttctccacaattaaattgtgtgagctctatcTACAacgctacttgacaaaaaaaaaaaaagtatggaaGTAGTACGTATAATAAGAACAAAACTTTATattgcaataaaaaaatcaacactTTTCTTCTTAAACAatgtataataatatttttttaacaaaaagttaGTTTGTGATTATTCTAGGAATGTCTCTGTCAAATTAATCTTCTCAATTAATCCACCAACCACAAAGGACAACTATAGTAatataatttaacaaaaaatactataataatttaataatctTATGATCCAACATCATTATAATTGAtaataatgttttctttttcaaaaggaaaaataaatatataacactactaataataattaggtggaattattaattttatacaatgatttatttctttattttttttacatttgatcATTCATTCATGTTTTGATACTGATTTCTAACTTCAAATTTATAGTTTTTCATTTGAACTCTTGATCTTAAATATGTAAACATAGATGGGGCactaaaatgatataaaaaaagtgaagatcaattttttttagaaatcaaaTTGTTATTTGAAATTAAGTTTGAATACACTTTCAatacatatatttaaatttaaaaaagattgtGGACCcttatttgaaaagaaaaaaaaagtttttgatctTATATTAAACTTTGATCCTTTGTCTCATTTTTGAGTAAGTTTTTATGAGGGATTAAATAAGTGTTATGAcgatcaaaataaataattacatcATCAAAAATAATATGAAGGATTAGAATTGTCTATTATTGTCATTGTAAATTTAACTCTACACCTAAAGACATCACATGGTATGTGCATGAgtcagggttcgaaccttgAATAACTCAAttgtttatcaaaatatataaaataagggAAAACGTAAATAGTGTTATTAGGGCATTAGTTAAAAGGATAAATTTAgaaatgttgtattgaaaaaCTGTGAAAAGCGATAGATctgactttttaaaagttaaaaaattgttaaattcaACGCAAActtaccattttttttgttttcttaattagTGCCCTTAGACCATCTCTAATGGGAGGGTCTTAACCATTTATTAGGTACCAGATACCTGTTAGGTACCCCGTTTGGAAAAATCTTTTTCAGGGTCTTATAAGACCCGAAGTCTTACCTAAGACCCCCACTTTTAAGCGGGACCCTCACTcttttaatactccctccgtcctaaactataagcaaaaaaaactcattttctttgtaccaaattataagcaaaaaagaccaacttttatcatatttaattatgttttttcaaaacatCATCTTTCCCAAGGAGAAATTAAATGCAATTTGCATTCATTAtgctttctctttcattttctctataactaataaccaataaaaattgtttttacatctttctaTGAAACTTATTTCAAGGATAACACAAGAAACTACGCTGCAACTACTATGttatagttttcttaataagtgtgattttttttttttgcttataatatgggacggaggaagtattaaaatattgaaatgcaaggatataaagttattgataatTAATCAGTGAGtctcatttaataaatttttgtgagACGCCGGGTTGGAGGGATTATGTTCTTATTAGGtactactattattaaaaaaaggaaaatattaatCAGTGCCCCGAGGCACTAGTTAAGATCTTTATATGgtaatttatcataaaaatatgtgtaatcaaTACATCGGAAatcgaaatatttgacttttttataaaatcatttattttttgaatccttaaagagtgtcccaggacactcgttaacaagatctattaaaaaattataaataagttaTGTGTATATATGAGATCAATTTAATAACCTAAAAATTGGTGCTCGATTGTGGATACTCTTAAGAACATCGAATAAAAGTTTGAAgtgaaatgttaactagtgctaCCGGAGCCATGGTTAAGGGCTTTAAATGAATAacttttatgaaagtttgtatAATTTctgcattgaaaattaaaaattttaacatttttaaagaataattttttaatttaacgtACTTAAAAAGTGTCTCAGCACGAACGCTCTAGACATGGAACATGGAATAGTAATACTCTATTATTATTGGTTGGTACTTACATATACTTGACCGACATATGTCTAAGTTTGAGTCAGCTACATCTGACTCGTGGATAAGGTGGTGGGCCATAGCAAATGCACGCTGTAATCTCGCGTGCGAACAAAGCAAAGAGGTAGAATGATTTGTACATGTTTTAAAACAAAGATCACAACCGTTGAGTTGTAATCAAAGAAACGTTAATCCGAGTGGTATCTTGCGTTGAGTTACCGTTACCCTATTACGTGGCGGAACCCGGCGAGGGAAAGGAAAGAACACAAACAGTGAGTGTGGGGGTAAAGTGTGACTGACAGACAGCAACTACGCAGTGAGAGTGTTTTCGTGGAAATTGTTTTTGTCATTATTGTGAGTGATTACGTGTTTTTCTGCTATTCATTCCTCTCTCGTGCACATTTTTCATTTACCACCTGTGTTCAGTTCCTTTTGTTTGACTCATTCTTCTCCGGGACATATGTGACTTTTCTTCGTGTACAATTctaattaaaagtgattattagAAGCTGTTTGAATATCATAGAAGTGAATTGAATTATAATGACATGTGTGAAAATTAATTGAATCAATTTTGAAAACCGAATCAATTAtacattaatataaaaaataaaaactacattctaggttcattcatttaatgaaataaaagcaTACTTATTTAATGTAAATCTACCGTGATTTTAAGAAGCTGAAAATTGAAGCTTATGcgttaaaatagttttttccCGAGATTTCAAGCAAAACATGATTTGGAACTGCCCATTCAAGCAGACACGCACTAAgtatgtcagaatcaattctacatctTTAGAATTAATTTTGGTCTCTCTAaaagttgaaccaaacacactaagtgtttttcaaaaacattttttttaactatgtttaatactttttttttttagaaatcaatATTTGGTACTAAAACAATTCCATCTGAAATcaatttctaaaattgattctaacacaaaaaattataattcaatatactttatatgaatgtatcaaaaaacaaatcactttatttgtaacttatttttagtcaaaatcaattttacataatcaattcatttaaaattaattcttGTTGAAGTATAACTAAACATACATTAAACTAGTTCTTGAATTTATAGAGATTTTTAATAGGTCTttaaaattgtgaatatttttagaaaaatattaacaagtgtATTTGGGGCACTCCTTAAAAATCTTAAgtgataaatttttataaaaatgtgtGTATTCAATGTATTAGAAATTTAAGCATTTAAcgtctttaaaaataatttcttgatttaaaatctttaaagagTGTTCCGAAGGAAGTCGATAGTAAaacctatatttttattttattggattgTCAAATAGATCAATATATTTAATCTCTTAATGtcaattaatttttacacttgTTGTCAAAGAGATTATATTTTAATCACTTACTAGTTTGATGCCTATATTTAATCATTTACTATAAATTTTATCTTCAATATCCTTTCAAAATgactaatataaataaaattaaataaaatagacatttcgaaaatatatacaagagtaaatagtcaatttccctcctgaaattgtaagtttcatcaattaccccccctgaaattaacaaaacttcaattacccccctaaaatttcacaacgttagtcaatttaccccctctgtcaaatttttctgttagtgagcatgacgttttgcaaataccccctgaagttttgcacttatgtgcaaaatgccctccaaacttaaaaatttatattatttttttcttaaaaacaaacaattaatttaaatattaaagctaactattaattttggagtttggaaaaactacatacatatatacatcaaaatacgaaaaaatgtgtatttttaaagtgacaataatggttatttctaatagacaaattttatttttagaggtttataaacaaattaataatcatatttaaatttatattttctccttcaccatcttagtattttaactcctccaactccttcaacaatttgctcaaaccatttaaactacacaacccccaatattaatccacaaatcatcccattttggagcctattttgatgtatatatgcatgtagttttcccaaattccaaaattaatagttagttttaatatttaactattaattgtttgtttttaagaaaaaaataatataaatttttaagtttggggggcattttgcacataagtgcaaaacttcagggggtatttgcaaaacgtcgggtaaattgactaacgttatGAAATTTCaaaggggtaattgaagttttgttaatttcaggaggtAATTGATTAAACTTAgaattttaaaggaaaaattgactatttactctataTACATCTCATAAATCTATTTAAGGGTGATCGACTTTTCTGTAGCATAATAATGATGTCTTTTAATCCAACCATCATGATTTCCGCTAAAAGAAGTTCCAAGCATGGCAGTTAATCGCGAAACGGTCGTGATAGTGGGTTCGCTGCATATAgcagagagagaaaaaaatctcagcaaaagaaaaaagatagcAAGGTGAGTACATTTACCATTTAGAGGATTTTTAGTCATGGTTTGAAAACCCTCCAAATCCGTTTGCACGAGGTTGTGAGAAGAAGCTTCATAGTCAATAGAAGGAGGGTAATTAGTCTTGTGAATGAAAGGGAAGTTACTACAAATAGGTCTCTAATAAGCGAAGGTGATTTGAAATCTATACCGGCTCTCATATTATAGTTTAGGattatgctaacaagtgttctaGAAATAGAGATAAttagtaaattatatataaaaaaaagttactttttattgtttcaatgtcttaaatgcacaatttataaaataaatattttactttaaacTTCTAAACAAATGTCTTAAGgacatttgttaacattttacTATAGTTTACTGTCGCACGTTATCATGCATACAAGATTGAAGCACCGGTTTGGTTTGGCAGTGAGACAGACAAACGTGTGTTTCTAACCAAATCTGTCGTGGAAATAGGAAGCTAGAATACCAAGCTTCCACGTTAACCGGCTTTCTAGGCACAATTTTGAAAAGATAATGCCTCCCCAGACACATATGAAGTTAACGTAGGAATGAACTTgaaaaattcaacaattattgtgtagttttttgaaaatttgaagaccaaattataaattgagatacttcatttttttaacagcaaaattttattaataaacttGGTCCGTGCACAAGACGAACAGAGATTGGTCAACAAGAAACTACAACAGAGGCgccgtatataggcggaacacccAAAAGAAACACCAAAAAAGACAACAAAACACACACCACCTAACCACGACCAACCATCAACTCCCAAAATAAACAACCACCAACGCCAACATCACAGCCTAAATCGAAACTCCATTGCAAACAACCACCCGAAAAACCATAAACGCCCATCGCTCGCTACTCATCCAAGGAAAAACATCCCTCCAAACCAAACATCATCTTGTCATCACCCTAGCTTAGCCCAATTGACACCCACCAATGTCTTTTTCCGACGCTTCTTCGGATTCCACCACCTATCTACACCAGATTCACCGAAGAAAACACCATAAATATCCCAAAACAAACTTTAGTAAAGCCTAACTCCTGATTTCGAATCAAAAGCGATCGGCCCACCAGCCTCCAAAACCAAATCAGTATGGTACCTCACAACTCCGAACCACCGGAGGAGCCACCATAACCAGTCAAAAAGGTTGCAAATAGACACTAACTTCCGATCTCGAAGCGAAATCAATCGGCCCACTAGaatccagaaaaaaaaaaaaaaaaaaaacctcaaagaCATTCGACAGATGGGATGGTGGTGAAAACGAAAATCATGTCAAAAATTATAAGACACTTCATTCGATCTCGATTATAAACtaattttctttcactttttagatttattgaataaatgttGTATGTGTAATAGACTACATaaatcatttattcaataaatcttctttaaaaaaacaatcatttatttaataaatttaaaaattgaaaagtttcTTATAATTAAGACGGGAGGAAGTACATCCTTGTCGGATGAATTTGAAGTACATTCTACCATTTTTAAAagggttaataatgtttttggtccctagaaatatatcaattttttattttagtccctctaaaatttttcttcgagatttagtccttataaatttttgggttaaatatgtcaacttttcattttagtcttttttaaaaaattcttcaacttttagttccaaaaagttttcatcttcacttttgatccctcatttaaagtaaactcatatgtataattcatatttttgaataatattttgcagattttttttaatattataagaatctctcccaaaaacaGGTTAGAATCTTTTAAcaaataatgaattaaatatgattttttatatttttttcagttaaaaattgatatttaatttatgttttgttaaaaaaatataaaaaaaaaaaactggagagatttttacaatattctacatatttctgcacaatttcattaaaaaaaatacaaaatttacttaaaaataaggaccaaaagtagtgattgaaaattttatgagaaatgttaactcGTGCCCTCAAAACACAATTTAAGAAACCAAATATATGAACATTTTGTTGGAAATTGTGCGGtcgcggttatggtgcataaaaAAATCCTTTTGCAGCTTGCATAAATTCATAAATGGTTcccctcaacaaaaaaatgaaaagagagtGAGAGTGATGGATCACCTGGCCCCTATTGAATGATAATGAAGGGGCTCAAGGTAAAAATTGTACAGACAGTGTAAATGTACAGTAAAAAACAAGACAGCAAGAAAGTCAACAAACACAAGATACGGTTCTGATCTGATCTGATGTAGGAAGGAAGGGTGCGTGTGCGTGAAACGTGTGTTTGAAGTGAGAGTAGCAGCGTGAAGCCAGTGTCTTATCCATGTCTTCTCCCCGTCAAACACGCCACTATATTTTACCAACACTATCCTATAACTTTACTTCTAGGATCTACTATGCACGTTTAATTGTTTATATCCATTTTCGTACAATCAATGTAAAACTCTTCTATTCACAAGATGATGTTGAAGACATGAAGATGGCAAGAAGGGAAGGGCTCATATATAGTAGGATAAGTAGTAGTATTATATACATAGTTTGTAACATTGAACCCTATTCTTATCACAAAGAAATAGTTGCTCTATAGTCGCAGAGGTAGACGTAATTGATTAAATTACGTTAACAAATATCGTGTGTTTATTGTCTTTCTCTTATTCAAACAAATGAACACACTATAGATAATAAACACACGATATTTGTTAGAGCAGATTATCAAttttttgattattattaatgacGGACGGAATTTTCAACTTTTTGATGGTGGTTCAACTAGACACCGATGCAATGAAGTGTTTGGATTGACGTTCAATGATATATTCTTGAGTCTCTATGCAAATTCAACAGGAgtttaaagaaacaaaaaattatagaatttaACTAGACGTGCGTTTGTGGAAAAATCCACCGCTGTTTCAAACACACTATAAATTGTC from Medicago truncatula cultivar Jemalong A17 chromosome 8, MtrunA17r5.0-ANR, whole genome shotgun sequence includes the following:
- the LOC25500412 gene encoding dof zinc finger protein DOF1.7; the protein is MQDQTTFQPMKPNFPEQEQLKCPRCESNNTKFCYYNNYNLSQPRHFCKNCKRYWTKGGALRNIPVGGGTRKVTKRSSNSKRSTTPSSSSPSASTTSSSAAKVSASVSETDPTQIHVDPAERNFSGGSFSSLLASTERFGNLFEGLNSNGSGLKMVEMGEFGENLNCDPVVNTDLGQNQGGRNGESEIFLGLQNGGSNCWNDNHGWSDLAIYTPSSTYQ
- the LOC112417289 gene encoding uncharacterized protein, translated to MGNENFPSVGATQYPEFSTQITPGGMAVADEVTLEDSTPKNKRSKEPAWNTQQNLVLISAWIKYGTSSVVGRNQRGETYWGKIAEYCNEYCSFDSPRDLVACRNRFNYTSKIINKWIGAYESAKRMQVSGWSENDVLTKAQELFACGKNIQFTLNEEWHALHDQPR